Sequence from the Microbacterium sp. 1.5R genome:
CTGCACCTCCCCCTCGTCGAGGGCGAGCCTGCGGCCCTCGGCGAAGCCGTCGGCATAGCCACGGGTGCGGGCCCTGTCGGCCTCGCCGCGGAGGTCCATGGGCGTCTCGCCGACGCGCGGCACGACCAGTGGCGTGAAGGCGGAATCGAGCACGGCGGACACCTCGGAATCGAAGGGCGAGGCCTGTCCGTGGCCCGTAGGTCGAGCGATCCGTGCTCCAGACCCACTATCGCGACACCCGGCTGCGTCCGTAACCGGATCGGCCGACTCACCTGCCGTCAGAGGGATCACTCGATGAGCTCATCCTCGTCTTCGCGCGAGATCGTGATCTCCTCCGCGGCTTCCAGGTCGCGGATGATGCGCACGATCTCGGCTCTGGCCTCATCGACCTGACGCATGCGCACGGGACCGAGGACTCGGGTCTCCTCAGCGAGGTTCTCCTGGTTGCGCTCCGTCATGTTGCTCTTCACCTTGTCGGTGATCTGGTCGTCCGCGCCCTTCAGCGCGAGGGCGAGCATGCGCAGGTCGATACCGCGCATCACCCGCTGGACGTCGCGATCCTCGAGGCGCGCGATGTCGGCGAACGTGACCATGCGGCTGCGGATGTCCTCGGCCAGGGCGAGATCACGGCCTTCGAGGCTTGCGAGGAGCGACTTCTCGAGCGCGGTGTCCGAGCGGTTGATGATCTCGACGAGAGGCTGCACGCCTCCGATGGACTCATGGTTGTCGCGCATCGCGAAGACGCCGGTGCGCGAGCGCAGCGAGTCGGCCACGATCGAGATCGCCTCCTGCGTGGCGGTGCCCATCGTCGCGATCGCCTGAGCGACGTCCGTGCGCAGGGGATCCTGCAGGGCGGCGAGAACCGCCGCCGCACGATCGGCTCTGAGGTTGGCCAGCACGACGGCGACGGTGGTCGGAAGCTCACCCTCGATGATCGTGGCGAGCTGGGCCGGGTCCGCCGCATTGAGGAAGTCGAACGAGACCGACCCCTGCGACATGACTCGACCGACCATCCCGACCGCCTTCTCGCGGCCGAATGCCGTCTCGAGCAGTCCGGTGGCGAGCTCCTGCCCGCCGCGCGACGGCACCGAGCCGCCGGTGGCGATGCGCCGGAACTCGCCGAGAGCACGGGCCGTCGAGGCCACGTCCACTCCCCCGAGCTGTGTCAGCTCGGCCGCGAGCATCTCGGACCGCTCCTCGCCGAGGTGGCGGAGCACTTCGGCGCTGGCGGCGCGATCCATGTTCATCAGCACGATCGCGGCCTTGCGCAGTCCGCTCATCTCCGGCGCAGCCACGGGCGCCGGCGCCTCGACGGCCGACACCTCGACCGTGTCGGCCTGCGCGTCCAGCAGCTCGGTCAGCGCGCTCATACGGTCGCCTCATCCATCAGGTCGGCCAGTGCGCTGGCGATCGTGTCGGGTTCGCGTTTGGCGAGGTCGTCGATCTCCCGGCGACGGCGCTCGACCAGCACCTTGTCGGGCTCGGGCTCATCGTCGAGATCAGCCGACGCGGACGGCAGCAGCTTGGTCGGCGCCGGGGCGATGATCGCCTCGGCCTCCTTCAGCCCTCTGAGCGAGCGGAGCTTCTGCTCCTCGCTCTCGGTGACCGTCGCGAAGTACTCGATCGGTCCGTCTTCGGTGTACATCACCCGACGCTTCATCTTGCGGCGCACGACGAGGAAGACGATCAGGATGATCGCCGCGAGCAGGATCGCTCCGCCGATGATCGCAGAGCGCAGCAGCTCCTGCTGGAACTGCGCGTCGCGCTCGGCCTCCGCCGCCTGCAGCGCTGTCTGCGCCGCCGTCGCACCCGCCTGGTTGAACTCGACGAACTCGACGGCGATCTCGTCGCCGCGCTCGACATCGATCCCGGCCGCAGATGCCACGAGCGATTCGATCTGGTTCGCCGTCACTCCGGTGACCGTCCCTCGGTTGAGCGCGATGCTGACGGTCTGCCGCGTCACCTCTCCGGCGGGGGTGATGGTCTTCTCCGTCGACTTGTTGACGGCGTTGTTGCGAGAGGTCTCCTCGAACTCATAGGCGCCGGTCCCCTCGGCGTTGTTGGGAACCGCGATGTTGTCGGGGCCGAGCACGCCGGCACCTCCGCCCTCGCCGCCGTTGTAGGTCTCGGTCTTGGTCTGCTCCGATGCGCTCAGCTCGCCCTCGGGGGCCGAGTACGTCTCGTCCATGCGCTCGGATGTGGAGTTCGCGACATCGGCCGATACCGTCACCGTCGCGTTGCCGGGCCCGACGATCGTCTCGAGCATCTTGCTGACGGATGCCGCGACCTTGGCCTCATGCTCCGTCGCCTGCTTCGAGGAGTTCCCGGTGAGCCCGGTGCCGACCGCCGAGAGCACGCGGCCGTCCTGATCGGTCACCGCGACGTCCTCCGGCGTCATCCCCGGCACGGCGGCGCTCGTGAGGTGCACGATCGCCTCGATCTTCTCGTCGCTGAGCCCTGAGCCGTTGCGGGTCTTCACGAACACGGATGCGGTCGGGCTCTGCTGCTCCGAGACGAAGACGCTCTCCTCCGGGATCGCCAGCTGCACCGACGCCGTCGAGATCCCCTCCATCGCGCCGATCGTGCTGGCCAGCTCGCCCTCGATGGCACGCTTGTAGGTCACCGACTGCTGGAATTCACTCGCCGTCACACCCATCTCGTCGAGCAGGGTGTAGCCCTCGCTGGTGTCGCCGGGCAGCCCGGCGGATGCCGCCGCGAGACGCTGCGGATAGACCTGGTCGTCGGGAACGAGGATCGTCGCGCCTCCCTCGGCGAGCTCGTAGGTCACGCCTGCCGACTTCAGCTGCTCGACGACGGCCGACGCGTCGCCGGCGCTCAGGCCGGTGAAGAGCGGGCTCATCTGCGGCTTGGTGAGCCACGCGCCGAGGGCGATGGCGCCCATCACGAGCAGCGCGACACCGATGATGGCGATCGTGCGCTGTGCGAGGGAGAATCCTGAGACGACCTGCTTGGCGCGGTCGTAGTAGGTCGTGAGCATCTTGGGCATCGTCAGGCCTGCATCCTCATGATCTCGTTGAACGCCGAGACGCTGCGGTCACGCACTGCCACCACCAGGTCGAGCGTCACCGAGGCGCGCGTCGACGCGATCATCGCCTGATGGATGTCCTGCAGGTCTCCCGTGACCGCCTGCACCGCGAGCTCGTTCGACGTCGACTGCAGCTGCTGCAGGTTCTCCATCGCCCCCGAGAGCGTCGTGGCGAAGGCGTTTCCGGAGGCAGGAGCACTGGTCGCGTCCGGGCCCGTCTCGAAGCTGAGCGTCGAGAGCGGCGCGACACCGGAGGCGCCGATGGCCTCGATGCCCGACATCAGTTGCGGCCGATCTGCAGCGCTGCCTCGTAGGTCGTCTTCGCCCGGTCGACGACAGCGGCGTTCGCCTCGTATCCGCGCTGAGCGAGGATCAGCATGCTCATCTGGTCGCCGAGCTCGACGTTCGGGTACTGCACGTAGCCGTCCTCGTTCGCATAGGGGTGCTCGGGGTCGTACACGAGCTTCGCGTCGGCCTCGGATTCGACCACGCCGGCGACGTACACGCCCGGGCTGTCGGTGCCGGCCTGCACGGTCACGAACTTCTCCCGAAACGCCTCCTGGCCTGCGGGTGTCGCGGTGTTCACGTTGGCGATGTTGTCGCTGAGCGCGTCGAGCCACTTGCGGTGCGCGGTCAGGCCGGTGCCGGCGATGCCGATCGCGTCGAAGGTCATGCGGAGGCCTGCCCGATCGCCTTGGTGATCGAGGCCGCCTGACCGCCGATCGCCTGACTCGCGAACTGGAAACGCAGCACGGTGTCGATGTTCGAGAGCGTCTCGGTGTCGAGGTTGACGTTGTTGCCGTTCAGCCTGGTCGGCTCGAGCGACCGCTCGACCGTCGCGGCGACGCTTCCGGAGCCGCCCTGGACGGCAGAACGGAGTTCATCCTCGAACCGCACGCGCTGGGCCTGGTAGCCCGGCGTGTTGACGTTGGCGATGTTCTCAGCGATCGAGCGTTGGCGCAGGGCCAGCCCGTCGAGCGCGCTGATGAGCGCAGAGGACGTGACGGATTCGAGCACGGGGGCACTCCGGGATGTTGGTGGAGAGGCCGATCCCTGGCCAATCGTCGAGCGATCCGTGCTCTGTGCCGACTATCGCGACACCCGGGCATCCATGTAACCGCTGTGCTCAACCCTCGACGTCGAGATATGCCGGCACATTCTGGGTGGAGGTCGGCACGCGCCGCAGTGCGGCGATCTCGCGAGCCACATTGGCGCGCGATGTGACGAGTCCGCCGATCATGAGCTGCTGCCGCGCGAGCACGGCTTCGGCACGCTCGCGCAGCTCCTCGGGGACGGGGCCGTCCGGCGCCTCGAAAGACTGCTCGTCGAGGTGCTCGTCGGCGGCGTCGAGGGCGCGCTCGAACTGGTCGAGCACCGTCAGCCAGGCCGAGAGAGTGTCGGGCACGGTCGCTCAGGCCAGGGCCGTGATGGGGGTCTGCGCGGTCGACGAGACCGCGGCAGCCGCCGCATGCCACGCTTCGCGGAGCGGCACGACGAGAGCTCGGCATTCCGCGGTGGCCGCGCGGTCTCGAGCGATGTTGGCGGTGATCAGGCGTCCCGTGAGGTAGGTGTACACGCCGTGCAGCTCTGCGGAGCCGTCCCACTCATCGGTGAGCGAGCCGTTGAGCTCGGCGACGATCTGCTGCGCGTGCACGAGGTGGTTCCCCGCAGCCGCCCAATCCCCCGCTTCCTGGCAGGCGTCCGCGCGCTCGATGTCGACCAGGAGGCGGTCGTAGAGCAACACGAGAAGGCGCTCAGGCGTGGCGGAGGCCACCTGCTGCTCCAGATACTGCTGCTTGGCCCGGTCGAGTGAGGTGAGTGCCATGAGTACGTGCTCCGATGCGATGCGATGTCACGAGGACGAGGTCAGGAATCCGACGGGGTGAGTCCGGCGAGCTGGCTGGTCAGCCACGACGATTGCGACTGCAGCTTCGAGAGCTGCACCTCGAGCTGCGCGTACGTGCGTTCGAGGGTGGCGCGGCGCTGTTCGAGCCGGATGTCCCAGCGCTCGACCTGGGTCTTGAGCGTCTTGACCTCGTCCTCCTGGCCGGTGATGCGCTTGGTCAGGAGGCCGTCGTACTTGTCGGAGTACTGGGTCGTCACGTCCTGCACCCGCGCCGAGACCGCCGAGAACAGCTCCTGCGTGCCCTCCGGGTCTTCTGCGAGAGCGGCGGCGAACTTCTCGGCGTCGAACGAGAGCACGCCCTTGTCGCTGACGGTGATGCCGATCGTCGAGGGCGAGATGCCGTCGATCGGATGCTGCACGGCGGTCGCCAGCGCGCCGCGAAGGTTTCGCACCGTGCTGTCGCCGGTGAAGACGCCGAGGGTCGTGGTCTCGCCGACCTCGCCGATGGTCGCCTTCGAGCCGTTGTCGATGCGCACCAGCAGCGCGGCGATCTCCTTGACGAACGCCTCCGCCGTCGAGCTCTGCTTCTTCGCATCGCGTGCGACGGTCACGGTGACGGGGTCGGCACTGGCCTTCGTGACGGTGACCTCGATGCCCTCTCCGACGGTGATGGTGTTGCTCGCGCTGTTCAGGGTCTGCTCGGCGTCGGTGCCGGCGAAGAGGCGGATGCGGGCATCCGCGCCCTGGGTGAGCAGTGCGGCGCCGGGGGCGGCACCGAGGTCGACCGCGGTTCCGGCGGTGACCTCCGCCGCGGTGCCCCGGTTCAGGGTGAAGGCACCAGCCGCGCCCGTCTCGGCGGAGGTGAGCTGAATGCGCGAGAGCGGCTTGCCGTCGGCATCCGTTCCCGCGGGCACGACGGTCGCGCTCACACCGGCCTTCGACGCGTTGATCGCCTTCGCGAGGTCCTGCGGACCGGTGCCCAGCGGAGTGACCTCGACGGCTTCGCCGTCGGATCCCACGAGGGTGAAGGTGCCGCCCCACGCTGTTCCTCCTGCGGCAGCGGTGACGACGGAGTGCGCTGTGGCGACGGCATCCACCACGATGGCGGTCGAGAATGCGGTCGCCTTGCTGCCGGCGGTGATCGTGACCGTCTCGGACGACGAGGACGCGGTGAAGGATGCCAGAGAGCTGGGACCCGCGGCGGTCTTGGCCTTGTCGACGAGCTCCTGCAGCGTCTTGTTCAGCGACTGCAGGTTGGTGATGACCGAGTTGCGGTCGGTGATCTTGTTCGTGATGAGCGTCTTCGGGATCGCCGAGACGTCCATGAGCGCCTTGATGAGCTCTTCGGTCTTGAGCCCTGATACCAGTCCGTCGAGTTTCATCCCGGTCGTCTTCCGTGCGTTGCGGTCAAGGGTGTCCTACAGGAAGGCGCCCGGGCGGAGGTGACTCCGCCCGGGCGCCCTGTGCGCCTCAGGCGCAGCGACTCAACGGAGAAGCTGCAGGACGCCCTGGCCCGACTGGTTCGCCTGAGCGAGCATGGCGGTGCCGGCCTGCTGCAGGATGTTCGAGGCGGTGTACTTGACCATCTCGGCGGCCATGTCGGTGTCCGCGATGCGGCTCTTCGCTGCGGCGAGGTTCTCGGCCGAGACCTGCAGCGAGTTGATCGTCGACTCGAAGCGGTTCTGCACCGCACCGAGACCCGCACGAGCGGTCGAGACGGCGGTGATCTCGTCATCGATCGCGCCGATCGAGGTGAGTGCGTTGGCCGCGGTGTCGACCGTCAGAGCGCCGATCGTGGCGCCCAGGCCCGAGAAGTCGGTCAGCGTGACGCCGATCTGGTCCTCGGCGGCCTCGGAGCCTGCGCCGACCTGGAACGTCAGGGTGTTCGCGCTGTCGAGCAGCTTGATCCCGTTGAAGTTCGTGCTGGCGGCGACGCGGGTGAGCTCCTCGCCCAGCGAGTCGATCTCGGTCTTGATGGCGTCGCGCGACTCGGTGTTGTTCGAGTCGTTGCCGGCCTGGACCGCGAGGTCGCGGACACGCTGCAGGATCGAGTGGACCTCGGTGAGCGCGCCTTCTGCGGTCTGGATGACCGAGATGCCGTCCTGAGCGTTGCGGGCTGCGACGTTCAGACCGTTGACCTGCGAACGCAGGCCCTCGGAGATGGCGAGGCCGGCGGCGTCATCGGCTGCACGGTTGATGCGCAGACCGCTCGAGAGCTTCTCGAGCGACTTCGAGACGTCGTTCTGGTTGACAGAGAGGTTGCGGTACGCGTTGAGTGCACCGACGTTGGTTGCGATCTGAAGACCCATGAGAATTCCTCCGTGGTTATGGGGCTGGACGCGGGCCCATCCGTGGGCCTGCACAACCGATATTCGCGACATCGGCCGCCGGCGTAACCACGGATCCGGAAGATTCCACGGGTCGCGTCACACGGCGGCGAGGAGCTCGCTCGACCGGTCGCGGATCTCGGCGCGGACGGGCCCGAAGAGCGCCTCGAAGAACTCGGCCCTGGCCTTGGTCGATCGGTCTCCCGTCGTGCCGTTCTCCCAGGCCTCCATGGCCTCGCGCATCAGTTCGAGACCACGCGAGCGCAGCTTCGACACATAGGCATGACTGACGGCGAGCTCTTCGGCGATGTCCTTCACCATGCGGTCTTCGAGATAGATGCCGCGCACGACCTGCTGCATCGCCGTGGGCAGAGCGTCGATCACTCGGTTCATCATCGCTCGCGTCTCGGACTGCTCGACGGCGTGCTCGGGGAGGATGACGCTGTCGGTGAGATCGACCGCCTGTCGGCCGGTCTCGGCATCGAAGTGCTCCTCGAAGCTGATCGCGGTGCGCACCATCTCGTCGAGCTTCATCATCTCCGAGACGACCTCGGCGGTGAGCCCCGACTCCCGCGCGAGCTCCGCCGTGCTCGCGGCTCGGCCGGTGCGGGCGAGCACCGTCTCGGCGGCGACTCTCACGCGCTCGATCTTGTCGCGTCCTCTCTCGCCGGCGGGGTCGGCGCGACGCATCTCCGACAGCATCGCCCAGTTGATCTGGCTGCTCGCGAACGCACCGAAAGGAATGCCCCGCGCGGCGTCATACGACATGGCCGCGCGGGCGAGGCCCAGGCGGGCGGCGGAGAGAAGGTCGTCCAGATCGACGTGCGTCGCCGACCGCGCCTTCTCCACAGCCAGGAAGGTGGCGAGCGGCATGTTGTCGCGTGCGAGTTTCTCGGGCGAAGCGGGGGCTTCCGGGTGCTGAGTGGAATCAGCGGAAACAGCAGAACTACTCAGCAATGTGACTCCGTGGCTAGAACAACTGTTTTACGAGTGAAGCTAGCACGAACAACACGTTTATGAGCAGAAAACGCGGAACTCGATCCTCGAGTCGTTCAGTTCTCCGGACCCGGTTCGCGGATTATCCCCGTCGCCCGGCGGTCTGTGAAGCCCTTATCCCGTCGCAGCGAGAACCGGTCTCATGGGCACCGTTCCCGAACCCCGGCGCTGAGGACGGCACGGACGTCTCGGTCAAGGTCGAGGCTTTCCCGCAGGTCTTCGCTGCCGGCATCGACCCCGCCATCTCCGAGGTCCTCGCCGTGGCACAGCGCCCCCTCGCAGCCCTTGCGTTCAGCGAGGCCACACCGGTCGCTGCATGGAAGACCAAGCCTGCCTTCGGCATCGTGTCCGCTGCCGACCACACCATCAACCCGGACGTCGAGCGCTTCGGCTACACCCGCGGCAACTTCCGTCGCGTCATCGAACTCGACGCACCGTACCTCGTGATGCGCGCCCTCCCCCAGGACGTCATCCAGTTCATCGTCGAGGCGGCTGCCGAGGTCGTCTGACCTCTCGAGGGCGGAGACGCCGTCCGGCGCTCTCCGCCCTCGAATGGTGCGACACCGCGCCCCACGGTCCTAGAATCGGGGCGACCCGCGCGTGCCGCGTTCGACACCTGCAGGAGGCGTCCGCCCGTTCAATCGGGTGGAATGAGTGGGACCAACGAAAGAAGGCGATCATGGCTGTGATCTCCCGCGGCTTCGGCGCCCGGCGACGCGAGTCGGATGACCGGCTCCCCCCGGGTCAGTACCTCACCGAGGACTTCCCGGTGCTCTCGGCCGGACCGACACCCCGAGTCGCGACCGACACCTGGGAGTTCGCGGTCGTCGGGCTCGACGGCATTCGCCGCACCTGGTCGTGGGATGAGCTGCAGGCACTGCCGATCGATACGATCACCACCGACATCCACTGCGTGACGCGGTGGTCGAAGCTGGGCACGCAGTGGCGCGGAGTCTCGCTCGATCATCTGCTGCAGGATGCCGGAGACGGCGACTTCACGCGGGTCTTCTCCTACGGCGGGTACACGACGAATGTTCCCCGCGCCGACCTGACCGGCGGCAAGGCGTGGATCGCATTCGAGTTCGAGGGCGAGCCGCTCGCGGCAGAGCACGGCGGCCCCGCCCGGCTTCTCGTCCCCCACCTCTACTTCTGGAAATCCGCGAAGTGGGTCCACGGCCTGGATCTTCTCGAGAACGACGAACCGGGGTTCTGGGAGCAGAACGGATACAGCATGTACGGCGATCCGTGGAAAGAGGAGCGTTACTGGTGACCTCGTCGTCGCTGTGGCTTGTCGCCAGTGTCATCGAGGTCCGACGAGCCACACCCCATGGCCGCGTGCTCTCCCTCCGGGTCGACGGGTGGCCGGGGAATCTCGCCGGACAGCACGTCGATGTGCGTTTGACCGCTGAGGACGGCTATCAGGCCGTGCGGTCGTACTCGCTCGCATCGTCCGGAGAGGGTGACGTGCTCGAGCTGGCCGTCGACGAGGTGCCGGAGGGCGAGGTCTCTCCGTATCTCGTCGAGGATGTCCGGCCCGGCGACGAGCTGGAGGTCCGCGGTCCGATCGGCGCCTACTTCGTGTGGACCCCTGCCCAGCCCGAGCCCGTTCAGCTCATCGCGGGCGGGTCAGGGATAGTGCCGCTCCTCGCGATGGCCCGGGAGCATGCGCGCTCGGCCAGCTCCGCACCGATGCGGCTCCTGTACGCGGTGCGTTCCGCGGACGACGCTTTCTACGCGGCCGAACTGGGCGATCTCGCCGACGACGCCTTCAGCGTCGACTGGGCGTACAGCCGCTCGGCACCGGTCGGCTTCGCTCGCCCCGCGGGCAGGGTGGATGCCGCGACGCTCGAGGCCTCGACCATCCCCGCCGCCCAGCGCCCCTCGGTATACGTCTGCGGGCCGACCGGCTTCGTCGAGGCGGTCGCCGATCTGCTCGTCGCGGCGGGGCATCCGCCCGACCGCATCCGTACCGAGCGTTTCGGAGGTGCCTGATGAACGCTGCCCACCCCGGCCATCGCACGAGAGTCGACGGCAACGCCGCTGGCGGGATCCTGATCGAAGTGTTCGGCAGGGACATGACCGGTGCTCGGGCCACCTGCACGCGCTGCGATCGCAAGGCCGTACTCGGCGACGCCGTCGCAGAACTGGATCCGGCCGGCGTGATCCTCTTGTGTCGCGGATGCGGACACACCCTGTTGACCTGTATTCAGATCGACGGGCGGTACTCGCTCGATGTCGGGGCTCTGTCCCGCCTGGAGTGGGCCTCCGACGGCGACTAGCTCGCTCGTCGGCGACCGGCGCTCAGACGGGGCCCGAATCGCATTCGGCGTCGAACACCTCACGGACGTCGTCAGGCTCGAATGCCGTGGTCGCCGTCGGCACAAGCGCCAGAGCACGGGCCCGGATCCCCTCAGCTGCGCCATCATCGTCCTCGATCTGCGGCGACAACTCCGCGTGCGCCACCGCGATCGGCAGCATGGCACCGAGCGTCACCCGCACACTCGACCGACCGCCCGCGGGGCCGACGACGGGGATCTCCACGACATCCGAGCGCCGCTCCTCCGCCAAGGCCTTCCAGTACTCCAGCACCGCGTCTGCGGTCGCGTCACCCGTCAGGTAGGTGCCGACCTGGGTGATGAGGGACTTCATGATCACTCCCGGAACTCTCGACGGTTGCATTTCCGCTACCGGGGCCGGGGCAGCGATTTGACGCTAGGCCCGATCGTGTGCGAGGTCGACCCCCCTTGCGCTTTCAGGATTCAGGTGATTCAAGCCTGATGTCCCGCCGCACGATGCGTTCAGCCACCTCGCTCAGACGCAGGCCGCGATCACGGGCGAAGGCGCGCATGAGCGTGAAGGCATCGGGGATCGGCACCCCCGCCGTGAACGAGACAACACCCTTGGCCTGCTCGATCATCACCCGGCTGTTCAGTGCGGTCTGCAGTTGCGACGACAGCGATTCCTGCTCTCGGAGGCTGCGCTCGTGCAGGATCCCGATCGTTGCCACATCGGCGAACGCTCGCGCCGCGGAGAGGTCTTCAGGGGGCGGCGACCCGGTATCGGATCGGAGCAGGTTGAGGGTGCCGATCGTCGTGTTCCGCAGCCGCATCGGTATCGCCTCGATCGACGCGAAGCCGTTCTCCAACGCCGCCTGGCGGAAGACCGGCCACTTCTCTGAACCGGCGGCGATGTCGGGAACCGACACCGCTGTCCCCGTCAGGAAGCACTCGATGCAGGGTCCCGCCTCTGCGGCGAGCTGGATCACCTCGACGAGCTCGGTCGCCTCGCTCGTGGATGCGACGAGTTCGAGTTCACCGGAGGGGTCGGCGAGAAGGATTCCGGCGTCGCTCGCATCCAGCAGCTCCTGGCACGCATCCACGAGTGTCTGCAGCAGATCCACGACGTCGTAGTCGTCGACCATCGTGTCG
This genomic interval carries:
- the flgB gene encoding flagellar basal body rod protein FlgB, with translation MLESVTSSALISALDGLALRQRSIAENIANVNTPGYQAQRVRFEDELRSAVQGGSGSVAATVERSLEPTRLNGNNVNLDTETLSNIDTVLRFQFASQAIGGQAASITKAIGQASA
- the fliE gene encoding flagellar hook-basal body complex protein FliE; this encodes MSGIEAIGASGVAPLSTLSFETGPDATSAPASGNAFATTLSGAMENLQQLQSTSNELAVQAVTGDLQDIHQAMIASTRASVTLDLVVAVRDRSVSAFNEIMRMQA
- the fliS gene encoding flagellar export chaperone FliS, with amino-acid sequence MALTSLDRAKQQYLEQQVASATPERLLVLLYDRLLVDIERADACQEAGDWAAAGNHLVHAQQIVAELNGSLTDEWDGSAELHGVYTYLTGRLITANIARDRAATAECRALVVPLREAWHAAAAAVSSTAQTPITALA
- a CDS encoding GAF and ANTAR domain-containing protein, with translation MTAPTREARLLELFATLADTMVDDYDVVDLLQTLVDACQELLDASDAGILLADPSGELELVASTSEATELVEVIQLAAEAGPCIECFLTGTAVSVPDIAAGSEKWPVFRQAALENGFASIEAIPMRLRNTTIGTLNLLRSDTGSPPPEDLSAARAFADVATIGILHERSLREQESLSSQLQTALNSRVMIEQAKGVVSFTAGVPIPDAFTLMRAFARDRGLRLSEVAERIVRRDIRLESPES
- the fliG gene encoding flagellar motor switch protein FliG, whose product is MSALTELLDAQADTVEVSAVEAPAPVAAPEMSGLRKAAIVLMNMDRAASAEVLRHLGEERSEMLAAELTQLGGVDVASTARALGEFRRIATGGSVPSRGGQELATGLLETAFGREKAVGMVGRVMSQGSVSFDFLNAADPAQLATIIEGELPTTVAVVLANLRADRAAAVLAALQDPLRTDVAQAIATMGTATQEAISIVADSLRSRTGVFAMRDNHESIGGVQPLVEIINRSDTALEKSLLASLEGRDLALAEDIRSRMVTFADIARLEDRDVQRVMRGIDLRMLALALKGADDQITDKVKSNMTERNQENLAEETRVLGPVRMRQVDEARAEIVRIIRDLEAAEEITISREDEDELIE
- a CDS encoding sulfite oxidase-like oxidoreductase, with the protein product MAVISRGFGARRRESDDRLPPGQYLTEDFPVLSAGPTPRVATDTWEFAVVGLDGIRRTWSWDELQALPIDTITTDIHCVTRWSKLGTQWRGVSLDHLLQDAGDGDFTRVFSYGGYTTNVPRADLTGGKAWIAFEFEGEPLAAEHGGPARLLVPHLYFWKSAKWVHGLDLLENDEPGFWEQNGYSMYGDPWKEERYW
- the fliD gene encoding flagellar filament capping protein FliD — protein: MKLDGLVSGLKTEELIKALMDVSAIPKTLITNKITDRNSVITNLQSLNKTLQELVDKAKTAAGPSSLASFTASSSSETVTITAGSKATAFSTAIVVDAVATAHSVVTAAAGGTAWGGTFTLVGSDGEAVEVTPLGTGPQDLAKAINASKAGVSATVVPAGTDADGKPLSRIQLTSAETGAAGAFTLNRGTAAEVTAGTAVDLGAAPGAALLTQGADARIRLFAGTDAEQTLNSASNTITVGEGIEVTVTKASADPVTVTVARDAKKQSSTAEAFVKEIAALLVRIDNGSKATIGEVGETTTLGVFTGDSTVRNLRGALATAVQHPIDGISPSTIGITVSDKGVLSFDAEKFAAALAEDPEGTQELFSAVSARVQDVTTQYSDKYDGLLTKRITGQEDEVKTLKTQVERWDIRLEQRRATLERTYAQLEVQLSKLQSQSSWLTSQLAGLTPSDS
- the fliF gene encoding flagellar basal-body MS-ring/collar protein FliF encodes the protein MPKMLTTYYDRAKQVVSGFSLAQRTIAIIGVALLVMGAIALGAWLTKPQMSPLFTGLSAGDASAVVEQLKSAGVTYELAEGGATILVPDDQVYPQRLAAASAGLPGDTSEGYTLLDEMGVTASEFQQSVTYKRAIEGELASTIGAMEGISTASVQLAIPEESVFVSEQQSPTASVFVKTRNGSGLSDEKIEAIVHLTSAAVPGMTPEDVAVTDQDGRVLSAVGTGLTGNSSKQATEHEAKVAASVSKMLETIVGPGNATVTVSADVANSTSERMDETYSAPEGELSASEQTKTETYNGGEGGGAGVLGPDNIAVPNNAEGTGAYEFEETSRNNAVNKSTEKTITPAGEVTRQTVSIALNRGTVTGVTANQIESLVASAAGIDVERGDEIAVEFVEFNQAGATAAQTALQAAEAERDAQFQQELLRSAIIGGAILLAAIILIVFLVVRRKMKRRVMYTEDGPIEYFATVTESEEQKLRSLRGLKEAEAIIAPAPTKLLPSASADLDDEPEPDKVLVERRRREIDDLAKREPDTIASALADLMDEATV
- a CDS encoding DUF6510 family protein — encoded protein: MNAAHPGHRTRVDGNAAGGILIEVFGRDMTGARATCTRCDRKAVLGDAVAELDPAGVILLCRGCGHTLLTCIQIDGRYSLDVGALSRLEWASDGD
- a CDS encoding flagellin N-terminal helical domain-containing protein, translated to MGLQIATNVGALNAYRNLSVNQNDVSKSLEKLSSGLRINRAADDAAGLAISEGLRSQVNGLNVAARNAQDGISVIQTAEGALTEVHSILQRVRDLAVQAGNDSNNTESRDAIKTEIDSLGEELTRVAASTNFNGIKLLDSANTLTFQVGAGSEAAEDQIGVTLTDFSGLGATIGALTVDTAANALTSIGAIDDEITAVSTARAGLGAVQNRFESTINSLQVSAENLAAAKSRIADTDMAAEMVKYTASNILQQAGTAMLAQANQSGQGVLQLLR
- the flgC gene encoding flagellar basal body rod protein FlgC; translated protein: MTFDAIGIAGTGLTAHRKWLDALSDNIANVNTATPAGQEAFREKFVTVQAGTDSPGVYVAGVVESEADAKLVYDPEHPYANEDGYVQYPNVELGDQMSMLILAQRGYEANAAVVDRAKTTYEAALQIGRN
- a CDS encoding sigma-70 family RNA polymerase sigma factor, coding for MLSSSAVSADSTQHPEAPASPEKLARDNMPLATFLAVEKARSATHVDLDDLLSAARLGLARAAMSYDAARGIPFGAFASSQINWAMLSEMRRADPAGERGRDKIERVRVAAETVLARTGRAASTAELARESGLTAEVVSEMMKLDEMVRTAISFEEHFDAETGRQAVDLTDSVILPEHAVEQSETRAMMNRVIDALPTAMQQVVRGIYLEDRMVKDIAEELAVSHAYVSKLRSRGLELMREAMEAWENGTTGDRSTKARAEFFEALFGPVRAEIRDRSSELLAAV
- a CDS encoding ferredoxin reductase translates to MTSSSLWLVASVIEVRRATPHGRVLSLRVDGWPGNLAGQHVDVRLTAEDGYQAVRSYSLASSGEGDVLELAVDEVPEGEVSPYLVEDVRPGDELEVRGPIGAYFVWTPAQPEPVQLIAGGSGIVPLLAMAREHARSASSAPMRLLYAVRSADDAFYAAELGDLADDAFSVDWAYSRSAPVGFARPAGRVDAATLEASTIPAAQRPSVYVCGPTGFVEAVADLLVAAGHPPDRIRTERFGGA